CTACGAGGCGCAAATCGATAGCACGCACAACGACCCAATCCGTACTGGATCGCTATACGGATTTTGTCACGTTTACAAGCGGCTTGTCGAACCCGACACCTGGTTCACCTACGACTTGGTTGTCCGCGATGACGTGTGGCGCGGCCGGCCGATGACGCGCATCAAGATCACGGTCAATGACGACGAACTTTACGAATACCTCGACTTTGCCCAAACGTTCAAGGAAGGCCACTTTGCCTTCCAACAACACGATCCCGGTAGCAAGGTCTCGATCCGCAAGGTCGAAGTCATGGAACTCCCGCCCAAGGGTAAGTGAGCGCCTCAGGGGCGTCACACGGCCGATCCGTGGATCGCCGTGTTCGTAATGTCCGGTTCTGGGATGTCAGAGAGCGTCGGCGACGGCGTCGATGCTTGACGTGCGCCCCCGGGCTGCCCAGAATCGGATCGCTGAAGCGTCCCCGCCTCACGCCTTGCGGTTTCTTGGCCGGCACCTTTGCCAAAGGATCCATTCGAAATGCAACTCGATCTTGATTCGTTGCCCGCGTCGTTATCCCGTCGTGTGTGGGGCGATTTCATTCGCCGCAGCGTGATCGTGGGCTTGTTGGCGTGTCTGGCATCGGTGGCCGTCGTCCAAATGGTGCGCGCCGAAACGTGGGGTGAAAAGCTGGGTTACCCTGCCGGCAAGAAAGTGCTGATTTTGCACGCCGACGATATCGGCATGTGCTACGAAGCCAACGAAGCTGCCAAGGCCTATCTCAAGACGGGCCACATTCAGTCGGCCGCCTTGATGGTGCCGTGCCCTTGGTACAACGAGATGGCGAATTGGTACATCGAGAATCCCGACTACGACCTGGGTTTGCACCTGGCCCTGACGAGCGAGTGGAAATGGTATCGCTGGGGTCCCGTGGCCGAACGGGCGAAAGTCCCCGGTTTAATCGATAACGACGGTTACCTGTGGCGTGCCGTGCAGTCGGTGGTGTTGGCGGCCAAGCCCGAAGAGATCGAAGCGGAAATCCGAGCGCAAATCAATCGCGCTATCGCCCGCGGCACGCGCCCCAGTCATATCGATACGCACATGGGCACGCTTTTCGCGCGGCCGGACTACACCAAGGTCTATTTGAAGGTTGCCGAAGAGTTTCGTATCCCGGCCATGGCGATCGAGCCCACGCCCAAGGTGATGGCGAAGTTCAAGAAGCAGGGCTATCCGGTCAGCGAAGCCGGCAACAAGATACTGACCGACTACAAGCTGCCGAAGCTGGATGATTTCTGGGCAGCGCCCGAGGGTAAAACCTACGAAGAGAAGCGCGAGAAATTCTTCGAGTTGGTCCGTTCGTTCGATCCGGGCATCACCGAGATCATCTTCCACCCCTCGGTACAAACCGAAGGGCTCAAGGCCATCACCGGCTCTTGGCAGCAACGCGTGTGGGAGGCGCAGATGTTCTCCGACCCTGCTGTACTGGCCTTCTTCGAACGGGAAGGAATCCTGTTCACGAACTGGAAAGAGATCATGCGCCGGTTCGACAAGAAGGAGCCAGCCACCAACAAGGCCGGCGGTTAGAACACCCTGCGTCCTTGAGGTGCGCGGCCGGGTGCGGCAGCATTGATCACGAATCTCCGTAGGTCATTGCGCGCTGGGGTGCTCCCAAAGCTGCTAGGCGCGTCGTCCACCAGGGCTTGCGCATAGAGAGCCTGGCGACTAACAAGCCAG
The genomic region above belongs to Pirellulales bacterium and contains:
- a CDS encoding polysaccharide deacetylase family protein; its protein translation is MQLDLDSLPASLSRRVWGDFIRRSVIVGLLACLASVAVVQMVRAETWGEKLGYPAGKKVLILHADDIGMCYEANEAAKAYLKTGHIQSAALMVPCPWYNEMANWYIENPDYDLGLHLALTSEWKWYRWGPVAERAKVPGLIDNDGYLWRAVQSVVLAAKPEEIEAEIRAQINRAIARGTRPSHIDTHMGTLFARPDYTKVYLKVAEEFRIPAMAIEPTPKVMAKFKKQGYPVSEAGNKILTDYKLPKLDDFWAAPEGKTYEEKREKFFELVRSFDPGITEIIFHPSVQTEGLKAITGSWQQRVWEAQMFSDPAVLAFFEREGILFTNWKEIMRRFDKKEPATNKAGG